The following DNA comes from Anopheles arabiensis isolate DONGOLA chromosome 3, AaraD3, whole genome shotgun sequence.
TTCGGCTTTATAGTGTTTATGTTTgtcttaaaaatattttttactttatttaataCATTACACAGCACATTAAACATAGCCCATGATAGTTGTTTCagaaactaaaacaaagaTTCAGTTTACATCAACATTATGTTTGTTATGCGTAATTTAACGAGTAAACTCGTATTCGATATCCATTTCATGTAGTCACTATACTCTATAGTCTTTTTTGTTCATAATGAGAAAAATATCGTGCAATTTACAGTCCGATGATTGCCGTTTCTGTACCTACATCCAGAATTCatggttttgaaaaatatacaGAATTTTTACAATTACGGAATCGTTTAGGACCATGAAATGAATTCACTTACCAACCCTGTTTAGTATTTGTTTATACCAAACAGGCGTACGCCATGGAATTGGGGCAACTTCGGTACGAGTACCACGACGAGCGAAATAAAGTTGACAATAAAATGATCGATATCGTTGCGCGTGTAAAGACACGTCAGCAGGAACCTGCAATAGGATTGACAATAGAGCCGGTTCTTTTTAACAGAAACTTTGCATCAAAAGTAGTTAACTTGAATGGAAGCTTACAAAACGATTGGAGCAGCGGTCAGGAATTTTCTCGTCGTCGTTAACTGTTCGCCACAGTTGATCTGCTCCCAGTGCGTGTACTTGCGATTCTCACCCGCATCGATGCTCATCCATGGGGCGCCCTTTATGCAATGCAGGAAGTACAAATGGGCCTGTAAATCAGTTTTTCAAGAGAAAAGAGTTTAGCCCGTCCACGCACTCTGTTCCATACCAAACTCACTTACCAGATTGTGTGCGATGTTCGTAATTGTCCACGCGTACGGGATCTGCACCAACGGTATGGCCAGCAGAACAATGTGGAAGATGGTGATGCCTAGCACGTATGCAAGCCACAAACCACGTGAATCAAGCCAGGATGCGTTTGGATTCGGATCGCCATTACCACCGGCAAGCATTTTTGCTATAGTTTTAGCAAGGGCCAATCGAGAACAGTTCCAAGCGCAACAAATAGCCAGCTGacatttgattgtttgt
Coding sequences within:
- the LOC120901495 gene encoding ORM1-like protein — protein: MLAGGNGDPNPNASWLDSRGLWLAYVLGITIFHIVLLAIPLVQIPYAWTITNIAHNLAHLYFLHCIKGAPWMSIDAGENRKYTHWEQINCGEQLTTTRKFLTAAPIVLFLLTCLYTRNDIDHFIVNFISLVVVLVPKLPQFHGVRLFGINKY